The following are from one region of the Pelagibius sp. CAU 1746 genome:
- a CDS encoding succinate dehydrogenase assembly factor 4, with translation MSHNAKGKFTARQPKPRQAPVEPLQEAQKDAAETATRTATKGALKVDGKKPKELGGPSGPEPTRYGDWERKGICVDF, from the coding sequence ATGAGCCACAACGCCAAGGGCAAGTTCACCGCCCGCCAGCCCAAGCCGCGCCAGGCGCCCGTGGAACCTCTGCAGGAGGCGCAGAAGGACGCGGCCGAGACTGCGACCAGGACTGCGACCAAGGGCGCGCTGAAAGTAGATGGCAAGAAGCCCAAGGAACTGGGCGGCCCCAGCGGGCCGGAGCCGACGCGTTACGGCGACTGGGAGCGCAAGGGCATCTGCGTCGACTTCTAA